In Pleuronectes platessa chromosome 4, fPlePla1.1, whole genome shotgun sequence, the following proteins share a genomic window:
- the gak gene encoding cyclin-G-associated kinase encodes MSLFQSALDFLAGPGSSGGAGRDQNDFVGQVVELGDLKLRIRRVIAEGGFAFVYEAQDMTSGKDYALKRLLSNEEEKSKEIIQEVCFMKKLSGHPNTVQFCSAASISKEESDTGQAEFLILTELCKGQLVDFIKRVEERAPLSCDTVLKVFYQTCRGVQHMHKQKPPIIHRDLKIENLLISNQGTIKLCDFGSATTVSHYPDYSWSAQKRSMVEDEITRNTTPAYRTPEMIDLYSNFPINEKQDIWALGCILYLLCFKQHPFEEGAKLQIVNGKYAIPQNDVKYTVYHNLIRSMLKVNPEERLSITELVNQLQEIAAARNVNPKSPITELLEQNGGFGNNGAQPPLQIHNVHNNAGIYDPDQSASGLFDILRGGTERFLTNIKDTSSKVIQSVASYAKGDLDISYITSRIAVMSFPAEGVESAIKNNIEDVRLFLDSRHAGHYAVYNLSKRSYRPSRFHNRVSECNWQVRRAPNLRSLYSVCKNMHLWLKQDQRNICIVHCLDGRAASAVAVCSFLCFCRLFTTAEAAVYMFSMKRCPPGIAPSHKRYIEYMCDMMAEEPIIPHSKPIMIRSIIMTPMPLFNKQRNGCRPFCEVYVGDERVLTTSQEYDKMRDFKMEDGRAEIPLNVSVQGDVLVVIYHARSTLGGRLQAKMASMKMFQIQFHTGFVPRNATNVKFNKYDLDACDIQEKYPDLFQVNLDIDMEPRDRPSTKSPPWESFQTKGLNPKILFSSRDEQQEILSKFGKPELPRQPGSSAFYDSEASEPVQIPEDPNLTDPEPEPESPGSTDTNANNFFQTLDWEDVSGPQDASDSQAGGSMNELEDMSDQSEGESYSYSAPGGEPLSRDPSEPLFDADFETPPPAAQEAPIGGTADLLGLNSDPEPPFASSTSSSAPQQVHGGMKAASSNSDLLTDLFAPPAGQTAAGQEDLFFSETTPESKPTGDLFDPFGMGSGSGVGSSVGSSRQASGPDLFGDLLGSDSSATSGFSSGHSNPTPASNTSLFNLNKLVNDAPKMTSSASQPDLLGGWDSWAAGTNTGMSSTSSKPSYTSTAAGGSSMSKAKSQTFDPFADLGNLGSNLPGPSFSTKAPPSSASSSTKAQGQPWQSGRAAAAAQGKPWTSGSGSVPKTSSASQPAAAQPTKPNYNLSFASVIGGRDERGVRGPGFGPKPKVKRDDFEDLLSTQGFASKLDKKGPRTIAEMRRQEITKDMDPLKLQILDWIEGKERNIRALLSTLHTVLWEGETRWRPVSMADLLTPDHVKKYYRKAVLIVHPDKATDQPYEHYAKMIFMELNDAWSEFENQGSKALF; translated from the exons GTGGATTCGCCTTCGTGTATGAAGCCCAGGACATGACCAGTGGTAAAGACTACGCTCTCAAG aggCTGTTGTCaaacgaggaggagaagagcaagGAAATCATACAGGAAGTCTGCTTCATG AAAAAGTTGTCAGGTCATCCCAACACGgttcagttctgctctgctgcctCCATCAGCAAAGAGGAGTCAGACACTGGACAGGCCGAGTTCCTCATCCTCACTGAGCTGTgcaaag GTCAGCTGGTGGACTTCATAAAGCGAGTAGAGGAGAGGGCGCCCCTGTCATGTGACACTGTGCTGAAAGTCTTCTACCAGACGTGCCGCGGCGTGCAgcacatgcacaaacagaaaCCTCCAATCATCCACAGAGACCTCAAG ATTGAGAACCTCTTGATTAGTAACCAGGGCACCATCAAGCTTTGTGACTTTGGCAGCGCCACCACAGTGTCACACTACCCCGACTACAGCTGGTCGGCACAGAAGAGGTCCATGGTGGAGGATGAG ATCACAAGGAACACAACTCCAGCGTACCGAACACCTGAGATGATTGATCTCTACTCCAACTTCCCCATCAACGAGAAACAGGACATCTGG GCCCTCGGATGCATCCTCTACCTGTTGTGTTTTAAGCAGCACCCGTTCGAGGAGGGGGCCAAGCTGCAAATCGTCAACGGGAAATACGCCATCCCTCAGAATGACGTGAAGTACACTGTGTATCACAACCTCATAC gTTCCATGTTGAAGGTGAACCCAGAGGAGCGTCTGTCCATCACAGAGTTGGTCAACCAGCTCCAGGAGATCGCAGCAGCGCGCAACGTCAACCCAAAGTCGCCCATTACAGAG ctgctggagcagaaCGGAGGTTTTGGCAACAACGGAGCTCAGCCGCCACTGCAGATCCACAACGTCCACAACAATGCAG GCATTTATGATCCTGATCAGTCAGCCAGTGGCCTTTTTGATATCTTAAGGGGAGGAACCGAGCGCTTCCTGACCAACATAAAGGACACTTCCTCTAAGGTCATCCAATCAGTAGCCAG CTATGCCAAAGGAGACCTGGATATTTCTTACATCACATCTAGAATAGCAG tCATGTCCTTCCCAGCAGAGGGGGTGGAGTCGGCAATAAAGAACAACATTGAGGACGTCCGGCTGTTCCTAGATTCACGTCACGCTGGTCACTACGCTGTCTACAACCTCTCCAAGAGATCCTACAGGCCGTCACGATTCCACAACAGG GTCTCAGAGTGTAACTGGCAGGTGCGTCGCGCCCCCAACCTACGCAGTCTCTACAGTGTGTGTAAAAACATGCATCTCTGGCTCAAACAGGACCAGAGGAACATCTGTATAGTTCACTGTCTG GACGGCAGGGCAGCGTCTGCAGTGGCAGTTTGCTCCTTCCTGTGCTTCTGTCGTCTCTTCACCACAGCTGAGGCCGCCGTCTACATGTTCTCAATGAAGAGATGCCCTCCTGGCATAGCACCCTCTCACAAGAG GTATATCGAGTATATGTGTGACATGATGGCAGAGGAGCCCATCATCCCCCACAGCAAGCCCATAATGATCCGCTCCATCATCATGACGCCGATGCCGCTGTTCAACAAGCAGCGGAACGGGTGCAGGCCGTTCTGTGAAGTCTACGTTGGAGACGAGAGGGTCCTCACCACGTCACAGGAATACGACAAGATGAG GGATTTTAAGATGGAGGACGGGAGAGCAGAGATTCCACTCAATGTGTCAGTCCAAGGAGATGTACTGGTGGTGATCTATCATGCAAGATCTACACTGGGAGGGCGTCTGCAGgccaag aTGGCATCCATGAAAATGTTTCAGATCCAGTTCCACACGGGCTTTGTGCCCAGAAACGCGACCAATGTCAAGTTCAACAA GTACGACTTGGACGCCTGTGACATCCAGGAGAAGTACCCAGACTTGTTCCAGGTGAACTTAGACATTGACATGGAAcccagggacagacccagcaccaaGAGCCCACCGTGGGAGAGCTTCCAAACCAAGGGCCTCAACCCCAAAATCCTGTTCTCCTCTCGTGACGAACAGCAAGAGATCCTCAGCAAATTTG GTAAACCGGAGCTGCCTCGTCAGCCAGGCTCCTCAGCATTTTATGATTCAGAGGCGTCTGAGCCGGTGCAGATTCCAGAGGACCCCAATCTCACAgatccagaaccagaaccagaatcTCCTGGGAGCACAGATACCAACGCTAACAACTTTTTCCAGACCCTGGATTGGGAAG ATGTGAGCGGCCCCCAGGACGCCTCAGACAGTCAAGCAGGGGGATCCATGAACGAGCTGGAGGACATGAGTGATCAGTCAGAGGGAGAGTCCTACTCCTACTCTGCCCCCGGGGGGGAGCCGCTGTCACGTGACCCCAGCGAACCACTATTTGATGCTGACTTTGAG ACTCCCCCCCCTGCCGCCCAGGAAGCTCCCATCGGTGGCACAGCGGATCTCTTGGGTCTCAACTCTGACCCTGAACCTCCCTTCgcgtcctccacctcctcctctgctcctcaacAAGTCCACGGAGGAATGAAAGCTGCATCCAGCAACAGCGACCTCCTCACCGATCTGTTTgcaccccctgctggtcagacCGCAGCAGGGCAGGAAGACTTGTTCTTCAGTGAGACCACACCAGAATCAAAAC CCACGGGCGACCTGTTCGATCCGTTTGGGATGGGGTCCGGCTCCGGTGTCGGCTCCAGCGTGGGCTCGTCTCGACAGGCCTCCGGACCGGACCTGTTTGGAGACTTGTTGGGTTCTGATAGCTCGGCCACCAGCGGGTTCAGCTCAGGTCACAGTAACCCCACTCCAGCTTCCAACACCAGCCTCTTCAACCTCA ATAAGCTTGTAAATGATGCCCCAAAGATGACATCATCCGCCAGCCAGCCGGACCTGCTGGGCGGGTGGGACAGCTGGGCAGCCGGCACCAACACTGGCATGAGTAGCACCAGCAGCAAACCCAGCTACACCAGTACAG CTGCTGGGGGGTCGTCCATGTCAAAGGCCAAGTCTCAGACCTTTGACCCCTTTGCCGACCTCGGAAACCTGGGTTCCAATTTACCAG GGCCTTCTTTTAGCACGAaggctcctccctcctctgcttcctcctccaccaaggctcaaGGGCAGCCCTGGCAGTCCGGTAGAGCCGCTGCCGCAGCCCAGGGCAAACCCTGGACTTCGGGATCAGGATCCGTACCCAAAACATCCTCGGCATCTCAACCTGCAGCCGCGCAGCCCACCAAGCCTAACTACAACCTCAGCTTCGCTAGTGTCATCGGcgggagagatgagagaggcGTGCGTGGGCCTGGGTTCG GCCCCAAGCCGAAGGTAAAGCGGGACGACTTTGAGGACCTGCTGTCCACTCAGGGTTTTGCCTCTAAGCTCGATAAGAAGGGACCGAGGACCATCGCGGAAATGAGAAGACAGGAGATTACAAAAGACATGGATCCGCTCAAACTGCAG ATCTTGGACTGGATCGAAGGGAAGGAGCGAAACATCCGGGCGCTGCTGTCGACGCTGCACACGGTGCTGTGGGAGGGAGAAACCCGCTGGAGGCCTGTGAGCATGGCCGACCTGTTGACCCCGGACCACGTGAAGAAGTACTACAGAAAGGCTGTGCTGATTGTCCATCCAGATAAG gCGACCGACCAGCCCTATGAACACTACGCTAAGATGATCTTCATGGAACTGAACGACGCCTGGTCAGAGTTCGAGAACCAGGGATCCAAAGCACTCTTCTGA
- the LOC128438241 gene encoding cytadherence high molecular weight protein 1 isoform X2: MGLVFSWLMGQKPVAHPLLDVTTESQVTPTAEAPEATPAEAELQSVEATVVTTETVETHDVCEAETEVAPAAEEVSVEVAVTEEAASLEAVVEGPVELVVEAQAEVVEIAETPEQMTEAVVSPAAEEDEAEVEVLAEEEAPVEPAEPVTIVEDVPVSMEIPMVPASMPEALVEETPVAEVIEAPADAFVDDFVVTNSAIEVEVAIAESVAAQEVEAVDAPLAPTETEQEIVATIDAPAEPMAVTPAEPEPTPEVEVELKPEPVLEPEPVVALEVEPELAAAPELAAAPALEMIIDALVEQKCLEELKLETCDMPCQMQLTVDSMQINTAMEMSVETALNGHIVPEVSIEG; this comes from the exons ATGGGGCTTGTGTTCAGCTGGCTCATGGGCCAGAAGCCGGTGGCCCATCCACTTCTGGATGTCACCACGGAGAGTCAG gtTACACCCACAGCTGAGGCTCCAGAGGCAACTCCAGCAGAGGCTGAG CTGCAGTCGGTTGAAGCCACAGTCGTAACCACAGAAACAGTAGAG ACGCACGATGTCTGCGAGGCTGAAACGGAGGTTGCGCCCGCGGCAGAGGAAGTCTCGGTCGAAGTGGCCGTCACAGAAGAAGCCGCCTCATTAGAGGCCGTAGTGGAGGGGCCGGTGGAGCTGGTGGTAGAAGCACAAGCTGAAGTCGTGGAGATCGCAGAGACACCCGAACAGATGACTGAAGCTGTCGTCAGTCCTGCAGCTGAGGAGGACGAAGCTGAAGTAGAAGTGTTGGCTGAAGAAGAGGCACCGGTAGAACCTGCTGAGCCCGTTACAATCGTAGAG gATGTTCCTGTATCGATGGAAATCCCAATG GTTCCAGCCTCCATGCCCGAGGCTCTGGTGGAAGAAACTCCAGTAGCTGAAGTCATTGAG GCGCCTGCTGATGCGTTTGTTGATGACTTTGTTGTCACAAACTCTGCCATCGAAGTGGAGGTCGCCATTGCCGAGTCCGTCGCTGCCCAGGAG GTTGAGGCAGTTGATGCTCCACTCGCACCAACAGAGACTGAACAG GAAATTGTGGCCACGATTGATGCCCCGGCAGAGCCTATGGCTGTGACCCCCGCTGAGCCTGAGCCTACACCCGAGGTGGAGGTGGAACTCAAGCCCGAGCCGGTTCTTGAGCCCGAGCCAGTTGTTGCGCTTGAAGTTGAGCCTGAGCTCGCTGCTGCCCCTGAGCTCGCTGCTGCCCCTGCATTGGAAATGATCATT GATGCCCTGGTGGAGCAGAAAtgcctggaggagctgaagttaGAGACGTGTGACATGCCGTGTCAGATGCAGCTCACAGTGGACTCTATGCAGATCAACACAGCAATG GAGATGTCAGTGGAGACAGCGTTGAATGGACACATTGTTCCAGAGGTCTCCATCGAGGGATAG
- the LOC128438241 gene encoding cytadherence high molecular weight protein 1 isoform X1 encodes MPSKRKKNKRRMRRVQAQRRALEEQYAGQPPVKAGPGIAVGAPPAAKPAAKAPKPAPVKIAEVVPVAVPIPAPVVEIPKEEPVVQEPVAEPVPVRVATPEPEVVVLEQTPEVAVEVPAPVVEEVAVVEEAPVVEEAPVVEEAPVVEEAPVVEEAPVVEEAPVVEEAPVVEAVAVESSEVAAEVVCEAEPIIPETEPVTEVTPTAEAPEATPAEAELQSVEATVVTTETVETHDVCEAETEVAPAAEEVSVEVAVTEEAASLEAVVEGPVELVVEAQAEVVEIAETPEQMTEAVVSPAAEEDEAEVEVLAEEEAPVEPAEPVTIVEDVPVSMEIPMVPASMPEALVEETPVAEVIEAPADAFVDDFVVTNSAIEVEVAIAESVAAQEVEAVDAPLAPTETEQEIVATIDAPAEPMAVTPAEPEPTPEVEVELKPEPVLEPEPVVALEVEPELAAAPELAAAPALEMIIDALVEQKCLEELKLETCDMPCQMQLTVDSMQINTAMEMSVETALNGHIVPEVSIEG; translated from the exons CAAGCCCAGAGGAGAGCCCTCGAAGAGCAGTATGCAGGCCAGCCACCGGTCAAGGCCGGCCCAGGGATCGCAGTCGGTGCGCCCCCTGCAGCAAAGCCAGCGGCTAAAGCGCCGAAGCCAGCTCCAGTGAAGATCGCGGAGGTCGTTCCCGTAGCCGTTCCCATCCCTGCACCTGTTGTGGAGATCCCCAAAGAAGAACCAGTTGTGCAAGAACCCGTCGCAGAGCCCGTCCCAGTCCGAGTAGCGACACCAGAGCCCGAGGTTGTGGTGTTGGAACAGACTCCGGAAGTCGCGGTTGAAGTGCCGGCGCCGGTCGTAGAAGAAGTGGCGGTTGTCGAAGAAGCTCCAGTTGTCGAAGAAGCTCCAGTTGTCGAAGAAGCTCCAGTTGTCGAAGAAGCTCCAGTTGTCGAAGAAGCTCCAGTTGTAGAAGAAGCTCCAGTTGTAGAAGAAGCTCCAGTTGTCGAGGCTGTTGCAGTTGAGTCTTCCGAAGTCGCAGCTGAAGTTGTTTGTGAAGCTGAACCCATCATTCCTGAAACAGAACCAGTAACTGAG gtTACACCCACAGCTGAGGCTCCAGAGGCAACTCCAGCAGAGGCTGAG CTGCAGTCGGTTGAAGCCACAGTCGTAACCACAGAAACAGTAGAG ACGCACGATGTCTGCGAGGCTGAAACGGAGGTTGCGCCCGCGGCAGAGGAAGTCTCGGTCGAAGTGGCCGTCACAGAAGAAGCCGCCTCATTAGAGGCCGTAGTGGAGGGGCCGGTGGAGCTGGTGGTAGAAGCACAAGCTGAAGTCGTGGAGATCGCAGAGACACCCGAACAGATGACTGAAGCTGTCGTCAGTCCTGCAGCTGAGGAGGACGAAGCTGAAGTAGAAGTGTTGGCTGAAGAAGAGGCACCGGTAGAACCTGCTGAGCCCGTTACAATCGTAGAG gATGTTCCTGTATCGATGGAAATCCCAATG GTTCCAGCCTCCATGCCCGAGGCTCTGGTGGAAGAAACTCCAGTAGCTGAAGTCATTGAG GCGCCTGCTGATGCGTTTGTTGATGACTTTGTTGTCACAAACTCTGCCATCGAAGTGGAGGTCGCCATTGCCGAGTCCGTCGCTGCCCAGGAG GTTGAGGCAGTTGATGCTCCACTCGCACCAACAGAGACTGAACAG GAAATTGTGGCCACGATTGATGCCCCGGCAGAGCCTATGGCTGTGACCCCCGCTGAGCCTGAGCCTACACCCGAGGTGGAGGTGGAACTCAAGCCCGAGCCGGTTCTTGAGCCCGAGCCAGTTGTTGCGCTTGAAGTTGAGCCTGAGCTCGCTGCTGCCCCTGAGCTCGCTGCTGCCCCTGCATTGGAAATGATCATT GATGCCCTGGTGGAGCAGAAAtgcctggaggagctgaagttaGAGACGTGTGACATGCCGTGTCAGATGCAGCTCACAGTGGACTCTATGCAGATCAACACAGCAATG GAGATGTCAGTGGAGACAGCGTTGAATGGACACATTGTTCCAGAGGTCTCCATCGAGGGATAG